The following is a genomic window from Halobacterium sp. R2-5.
CAGACTGGTAGAGCGATTCCTTCGTAAGGAATAGGCCGAGGGTTCAAATCCCTCTACCGGCTTACTTCTGCGACGACCGTCGCTTCGGGCGAGTTCGATACTGGCTCGTTCACCCAACCGTTTCGTCGGTCGTCCCACCGAACTGGTCACGACTTGATGACGAACGGCCCGGCGCCGGCGGTTCGTCTGGCAACCGTCGCCACCCGGAGCATGTACGAGGTCAGCACGATGAACGGGGCCAGCGCAATCACCAGCGAGAGGGCCACGAACGTCAGCAGCGGCGGGAGCCCCAACATCCAGATGTCCGGCAGTAGGTGAGCGTTGATCGCGAGAATCGTCGACGCCGTCACCACGATCGCCGGTAGCGAGACGAGCAGGAGCGTCCGCGAGAGCTCTGAGATCTCGAGCGTGTAGTACAGCGTTTTGAAGTACTCCCGTCCGGTGGCGAACAGCTCCAGCGCTTCGATCAAATTCTCGAAATGGTCGGTTCCCGTCTCGGAGAGGTCGTTTCCGTACCGCGAGGTGATCTCCCGGGACCGGTTCACCATCGGGCCGTAATCCGTTTCGAGCCCGAGCCACAGGACGCCGAACTTGCCGCCACTCCCCTCAGTGATCGAGTGTTCGAGGCGCTCAGTGGTTTCGGTGATCTGAGAGACGTACTCCTTCAACTCCTCGGCGAACTCTTCGTCGGTCTCCTCGACCTCGGCCAACAGCTCGTTGGCCTCCCTTCGGATCGTGTTGGCCATCGCGTTGAGGAAACTGTGCGGCTCCGTCGGGGTCACCTTATTACTCGTGATTTGGCCGAGCCGGTGTCGGAAGTCCATCATCCCCTCGATGCGGTCCTCCTGCGTGTCGACGTGGGTGATATCGTAGGAGAGGACGATGGAGTTGATCGAGACGACGATCGACACCAGTAGAATGATTCCGCTCAGGAGGCTGTTGAGTATCGTTTGGACGGCCTGGGTTTCGGTGAGGAGCTGACTCATCTCGAAGGTCCACAGTGATCCGAGAGCGATGATCGAGAGGAACGTCAGTGTCAGGAGCGCCCCGGTGACGGCGTGGCGGTGCCCTTCGAGCAGCAGCCATCGGACCAAGTCGAACCCGTGGTCGTCGGTCGGGACGGGAAACCAGCTCCGCCAACTCCCGAAGTAGTTAGAGAGAGACATCAAGTAGTACGACGTGATCGGCAGCGCGGCCCTGTTCGAACGCCCTCGAAGCGGACGACTTCGAACGCCCTCGACTTGCTGTGGCCGTTGCTGCTGGAGTTGCTACAGCCAGCGAGTCCGGCCGCGAAGCTAGCCTCCGCTAGCGTGAGGTCGTAGCGGCGACGCATACACCACTAGTCGGGCGAATTATACTAAGTCGTATGCGTGAGTTGGCTCTCGAGTGGTTACCACATAATTCCGGCCCCGACTTCGACGTCTGCCCGCGGTCGGCTTCGTCGGCCCACTCGGAGAACCACGCTTCCGCGCGCTCGGGGTCGTCGGCGAGCGTGTCGCCGCCAAGGTTCTCGGCGGCGTCGACGTCGATGCCGTCCAGCCCCTTCACGGGGGAGACGCGCAGCCGTTCGACTCGTGGCATCACGGTGAGAGACGCACGGGTGATTCGGTGTTCGTCCGAATCCGTCCGCGTGCCGCGGTCTACGCCGAGCAGCTGACGTTCGCCAGCGTGACGCGGTCGGTCGGCGGCGGGTCGTCGCTGCGCACGTCCTGTTCGACCACGAACACCGACACGGACCGCAGTTCGTCCTCGCTCCGCTCGTTCCAGCGCGTGCAGAGGTAGCCGGCGAACGCGTCGGGGACCGACTGGTCGTCGGCGCTCCGGACGTTCGCGACGTACTTCCGCCAGCGCGAGCTCGGGTAGCTCCCCGCGACGTCGGGCGGCTCCGACCACTGGACGGGGCCGCCGTGGAACGCGTCCACACTGCCGCCCGAGTCGAGTCGGCCGGGCGCGACGACCCAGTAGTCGGTGCCGACGGGCGTCGGTGCGAACATCGACCACCGCGGCTCCGGCTGGCCGTCGACGGGGCCGGCCTCCGGCACGTCCACGGCGCCGACCGTCGCGGCGTTCCAGACGAGCAACCCCGCGAGGAGCACGGCGAGCAGCGCCGGGGCGACGCGGTTCTTCCACCGCACTACGACGGCGGGTAGCGCCGGCAGCGCGAGAACTGGGAGCGCGTGCTCGACCCTGTGTGCGTACTCGGAGAGGGGGAACGTGCGGAGGGCGGGGACCGCTCGCCAGCCGGGCAGTCGGTCCCAGACCTTCGCCGGGAGGAACGGCAGCAGCGCCGCGATCGAGACGAGCGGGAACACCGCGAGCTGCATCGAGACCAGCATGCCGGCGTGCATCGCGGCGAACAGCGCGGCGAAGCCCGCGCGCAGCCACCCGGTCGAGACCACGAGGAACACGGACGCCGTCAGCATCGCGAGCCACAGCCGGTCGAACGCGACGACCACGGCCGGGTACTCCGAGAGCATCTCGCCGAGCAGGACCGTGAACATGTCGAGTTCGAGGACCTGTCTGACCGCCTCGCCGGACAGCCAGAGCTCCCCGCGGAGCTTCAGGACGGCGTTGACGGTGTACACGACGACCACCTGGAGGAGCAGCCCGGCCGTCGCGACGCCGAGCACGCGCTCTCTCGCATCGCTGTCGCTCCGGAGCGCGTCCACCGACCACCGTTCGCCCAGCGGGGCGAAGATGGCCCAGAGGAACAGCATCCGGAGGAGCGTGTCGCCGCTGTTCAGCACGAGCGGGTTCCGGTAGTGCAGCGACCCGACCAGCAGTCCCGTCGCGAGGGTCGCGAGCGTCGTCCGGTAGCCCGCGAGCATCGCCAGCGCGGCCGCCGCAGTCGCGAGGAAGAGCAGGGCCTGCACCCACGCCGCGCCGGAGAGCGCGTG
Proteins encoded in this region:
- a CDS encoding HTTM domain-containing protein, whose product is MTGRLRAAVARRLGVDARALAALRVALAGIVLVDLALRTRYLAAFYTDAGVYPRSLLVEQYGSLARLSVHALSGAAWVQALLFLATAAAALAMLAGYRTTLATLATGLLVGSLHYRNPLVLNSGDTLLRMLFLWAIFAPLGERWSVDALRSDSDARERVLGVATAGLLLQVVVVYTVNAVLKLRGELWLSGEAVRQVLELDMFTVLLGEMLSEYPAVVVAFDRLWLAMLTASVFLVVSTGWLRAGFAALFAAMHAGMLVSMQLAVFPLVSIAALLPFLPAKVWDRLPGWRAVPALRTFPLSEYAHRVEHALPVLALPALPAVVVRWKNRVAPALLAVLLAGLLVWNAATVGAVDVPEAGPVDGQPEPRWSMFAPTPVGTDYWVVAPGRLDSGGSVDAFHGGPVQWSEPPDVAGSYPSSRWRKYVANVRSADDQSVPDAFAGYLCTRWNERSEDELRSVSVFVVEQDVRSDDPPPTDRVTLANVSCSA